The following are encoded in a window of Mycolicibacterium tusciae JS617 genomic DNA:
- a CDS encoding non-ribosomal peptide synthetase, giving the protein MQNGNRALPLTRGQLDIWLAHETGRFGTEWQLGLFARIEGRVERSPLEWAIRRVVREAEPARVTFFEESGQVFQRPINDPDVQIAFHDLRHSHDPAQEAFEIASSIQRKPMSFTGPLFKFALFQTAPSEFYLFTCCHHIITDGSGVALVGHRIAAVYSAIVSGAPIPPPFFGSLQDLISSELEYEASSDYLEDQAYWTENLPSEIGPHCRMPQSTGVRDPYLPSAPVRIDPAVLRRVDELSKAWNVPRSSIITAACALLVRGWCAEGADGSEVVLDFPVSRRVRPESKTVPGMVAGIVPLVLKVAAGSAVSDFCEHVDTRIREAVQHQQFPVQALERKANDYGMGRPADRVSVNFIPSIFSLNFGGVAASASYTSSGVVGGFGFFFSSVGDQLFLCTAGPGQPFSDFDVSDWAGRLERVLVAFTADPSRRLSSVDVVFGGERAWLDEVGNRGVLTEAVPVGVSVPVLFAEHVARIGDAVAIRCDGVSWTYGELDEASNRLAHLLVAHGARAGRCVALLFGRSGEAIVAMLAVLKSGAAYLPIDPVVPAARLDFIIADAAPVAVLTTARLAGRLDDCGVAVIDVDDPAVGSQSSAALAVPEADDVAYIIYTSGTTGVPKGVAVSHHNVTQLLGSLDAGLPCAGVWPQCHTLAFDVSVWEIFGALLRGGRVVVVPEEVAASADDLHEVLMNEGVTVLTQTPSAVRVLSREGLENAALVVVGEACPAEVVDQWAPGRVMINAYGPTETTMCVAISAPLTAGAGVPIGAPVAGAALFVLDKWLRPVPAGVIGELHVAGAGLAFGYIGRAGLSAARFVACPFVGAGAPGQRMYRTGDLVRWGPDGQLQYLGRADEQVKIRGYRIELGEIQAALAGLDGVAQAVVIAREDRPGDRRLVGYITESATGAVDPGAVRGRLAQRLPAYMVPTAVVVLEALPLTVNGKLDSRALPAPEYSDADQYRAPTDAVEEILAGIYAQVLGLERVGVDDSFFDLGGDSILAMRLVAAINAGIGASLSVGTVFDAPTVAMLAPRLGGEGGGLEPLVAGWRPPVVPLSFAQSRLWFIDQLQGPSPVYNIATTLRISGALDVDALSAALTDVVTRHESLRTVIAAPEGIPQQVVVPAARADFGWDVADATGWSADRLGEAIEETARHGFDLATEIPLRARLFRVGDEEHVLVGVVHHIAADGWSIIPLVSDLGVAYASRCVVQPPRWAPLAVQYVDYTLWQRKQFGDLDDRDSRIGAQLAYWQDALAGMPERLQLPTDRPYPAVADHCGARVAVDWPAELQQRVREVAREHNVTSFMVMQAALAVLLSRLSAASDVAVGFPIAGRNDPALDQLIGFFVNTLVLRVDLSGDPTVAELLSQVRQRSLAAYEHQDVPFEVLVERLNPTRSMTHHPLVQVALDWQNWQDSAPAGGLALGDLQVTQMPVDTRTARMDLTFSLSEHFTKAGEPAGIGGAVEFRTDVFDAATVEALIERLRRVVAQMATAPARKLSSVDVLDGDDRARLDELGNRAALAEAVPVGVSVPELFAEHVARIGDAVAIRCDGVSWTYGELDEASNRLAHLLVAHGTRAGQCVALLLERSAEAIVAMLAVLKTGAAYLAIDPGLPDARIEFMINDASPVVLITTRALRSRLDGSGVEVVDIDDPAVADQPGTPLPAPAGDDVAYLIYTSGTTGVPKGVAITHANLTSHLAESTPRPLPAEQVWTQCHSYAFDFSVWEIWGALLGGGRLLVVSESVTGSPDDFHELLVAERVTVLTQTPTAVGALASEGLESVAVLLGGEVCPPEVVDRWAPGRVLINAYGPTEATVYAAMSAPLTAGLPVVPIGAPVSGSALFVLDEWLRPVPEGVIGELYVAGRGVGVGYVGRTGLTGSRFIACPFGGTGARMYRTGDLVRWGADGQLQYLGRADEQVKIRGYRIELGEIQTALASLDGVEQAVVIAREDIPGTKRLVGYVTGTADPAGLRPTLAERLPSYMVPAAVVQLEALPLTVNGKLDIRALPAPEFDDGDYRAPTDAVEEILAGIYAQVLGLERVGVDDSFFDLGGDSILSMQVVARARAAGLLCRPRDIFVEQTVARLARVAGVADGAAGVVDEGVGPVVATPIMRWLHTVDGPIDQFNQTVLLQSPIGATEADVVVVLQALLDRHPMLRLRADDVAGGWVLQVPEAGAVDAGACLHTVDELTVDALVTARSRLNPAARAMVSALWVTCTGQLALIVHHLAVDAVSWRILLEDINIAWAQHHNGQPVELTTTGTSFGRWASLLAEYAHTPAVVEQAEPWKQVTAAAAALPAVQPAVDTYASAGHLSVSLDVETTRLLLSEIPAAFHVRMHDILLIAFGLAWTEFRGAYATPIGIDVEGHGRNEDLGPDIDLSRTVGWFTAKYPVSLTVERLRWAQVVAGGAQLGAVIKDVKEQLRSLPDGLTYGLLRYLNADTLDTDLELTGSDPPIGFNYLGRLAAPADAMSDDMWRIGEDGLSVADAAAAVPVSLTHSVELSVATLDTEAGPNLRADWTWAQSVLDGAQIARLSQLWFDALTGICAHVRHGGGGLTPSDIAPARLTQSEIDGLHEQHQIADILPLTPLQQGLLFHASTTHGTNDVYAMQLDITITGPLDPRRLCDAVDAVVKRHPNLAAHFCGQFDQPVQVISADPMAAWTYIDLSGNGSSSDEQIQHPRAAEHAAARDLVHEPVQIIAADPVAPWGHVELNGSGIDVDVDDEIQRVCAAERAAVCDLAHSPAFRVTLIRTARNRHRIVLTNHHIVLDGWSLPILLQEMFAGYYRHRLPPAASYRRFLSWLADRDIPSAQAAWRKVLAGFDIPTLVSPPGRAGLGPRATTSVRVSEETTRALNELARSCHTTVNTVLQGAWAQVLMWLTGHRDVVFGTAVSGRPTDVVGADSMVGLLINTVPVRARIAQTTTIADLLGQLQGAHNDTLEHQHLALSEIHRATGHKHLFDTVFVYENYPLDTALFRNNGLAITEISGRECNHYPLAMVVRPGLELGLRVEYDTEVFDAGRIEQLTKRFQRTLAAMVAPETQS; this is encoded by the coding sequence ATGCAGAACGGTAACCGGGCACTTCCGCTGACGCGCGGACAGCTCGATATATGGCTTGCGCATGAAACGGGCCGCTTCGGCACGGAGTGGCAACTCGGCCTCTTCGCGCGAATCGAGGGTCGGGTGGAACGTAGTCCCCTCGAGTGGGCGATTCGCCGAGTAGTGCGGGAAGCGGAACCAGCCAGGGTTACGTTTTTCGAGGAGAGCGGCCAGGTTTTCCAGCGGCCGATTAATGACCCGGATGTGCAGATCGCCTTCCACGACCTGCGCCACTCACACGATCCCGCGCAGGAAGCCTTTGAGATAGCGTCGTCGATCCAGCGAAAGCCCATGTCGTTCACCGGGCCTCTGTTCAAATTTGCGTTGTTCCAGACGGCGCCCAGCGAGTTCTACTTGTTCACCTGCTGTCACCACATAATCACGGACGGCTCCGGCGTTGCGTTGGTCGGCCATCGCATCGCAGCTGTCTATTCCGCGATTGTTTCTGGCGCACCCATTCCTCCTCCGTTCTTCGGTTCGCTGCAGGACCTGATCAGCAGCGAGCTTGAATATGAAGCGTCGTCCGACTATCTGGAAGATCAGGCCTACTGGACTGAGAACCTGCCATCGGAAATCGGACCGCATTGCCGGATGCCGCAATCAACGGGCGTGCGTGATCCGTATCTACCGTCTGCGCCGGTTCGAATTGATCCTGCGGTCCTTCGCCGAGTTGACGAGTTGTCCAAAGCATGGAACGTGCCTCGATCGTCGATCATCACCGCGGCGTGTGCCCTCTTGGTGCGTGGCTGGTGTGCCGAAGGCGCCGATGGTTCAGAGGTGGTCCTCGACTTCCCCGTCAGCAGACGTGTCCGCCCCGAGTCGAAGACGGTTCCCGGGATGGTCGCCGGGATCGTGCCGCTGGTCTTGAAAGTTGCTGCGGGATCGGCGGTTTCCGATTTCTGTGAGCACGTCGATACCCGAATACGAGAAGCCGTGCAACATCAGCAGTTTCCCGTGCAGGCCCTCGAGCGGAAAGCCAACGACTACGGCATGGGGCGACCAGCCGACAGGGTGAGTGTCAATTTCATCCCGTCGATATTCAGCCTCAACTTCGGTGGCGTGGCAGCGTCGGCGTCGTATACGAGTTCTGGCGTCGTCGGCGGCTTCGGATTCTTCTTCTCCAGTGTCGGCGATCAGCTTTTTCTGTGTACGGCCGGTCCTGGGCAGCCATTTTCGGATTTTGACGTGTCCGATTGGGCGGGCCGGTTGGAGCGGGTGCTGGTGGCGTTTACTGCTGATCCGTCTCGGCGGTTGTCGTCGGTGGATGTGGTTTTTGGTGGTGAGCGTGCGTGGCTGGATGAGGTGGGTAATCGGGGGGTGTTGACCGAGGCGGTACCGGTCGGGGTGTCGGTTCCGGTGTTGTTCGCTGAGCATGTGGCGCGCATTGGGGACGCGGTGGCGATCCGGTGCGATGGGGTGTCGTGGACGTACGGCGAGCTTGATGAGGCGTCGAATCGGTTGGCGCACTTGCTGGTGGCGCACGGTGCGCGGGCTGGGCGGTGTGTGGCGTTGTTGTTCGGTCGGTCTGGCGAGGCGATCGTGGCGATGTTGGCGGTGCTCAAGAGCGGTGCGGCGTATTTGCCGATTGATCCGGTGGTGCCCGCGGCGCGGCTGGATTTCATCATTGCCGATGCTGCACCGGTTGCCGTGCTCACGACCGCCAGGTTGGCGGGCCGGCTCGACGACTGCGGGGTGGCGGTCATCGATGTCGATGATCCTGCTGTGGGTTCGCAATCCAGCGCGGCGTTAGCGGTACCGGAGGCCGATGATGTCGCTTACATCATCTACACGTCGGGTACCACCGGTGTGCCCAAAGGTGTTGCGGTGAGTCATCACAACGTGACGCAGTTGTTGGGGTCTTTGGATGCCGGTCTGCCGTGTGCGGGGGTGTGGCCGCAGTGCCACACGCTGGCCTTCGACGTGTCGGTGTGGGAGATCTTCGGTGCCCTGTTGCGCGGCGGGCGCGTGGTTGTCGTGCCCGAGGAGGTGGCCGCCTCCGCAGACGACCTCCACGAGGTCCTGATGAACGAAGGCGTCACGGTACTGACACAGACTCCATCGGCGGTGAGGGTGTTGTCGCGCGAGGGGCTGGAGAACGCGGCGCTCGTGGTGGTGGGTGAGGCGTGTCCGGCCGAGGTGGTCGATCAGTGGGCGCCGGGGCGGGTGATGATCAACGCTTACGGTCCGACCGAGACCACGATGTGTGTGGCGATCAGCGCGCCGTTGACTGCGGGGGCGGGGGTGCCGATCGGTGCGCCGGTCGCTGGGGCGGCGTTGTTCGTCCTCGACAAGTGGTTACGTCCGGTGCCTGCGGGGGTGATCGGGGAGTTGCATGTGGCCGGTGCTGGGCTGGCCTTCGGATACATCGGCCGGGCCGGGTTGAGTGCAGCGCGGTTTGTGGCGTGTCCGTTCGTAGGCGCAGGAGCGCCAGGACAAAGGATGTATCGCACCGGGGATCTGGTGCGGTGGGGTCCCGATGGGCAGCTGCAGTATCTGGGGCGCGCCGATGAGCAGGTCAAGATCCGCGGGTATCGCATCGAACTCGGTGAGATCCAGGCGGCGCTGGCTGGGCTCGATGGTGTGGCGCAGGCGGTGGTGATTGCGCGTGAGGACCGTCCCGGCGACAGGCGCCTGGTCGGCTACATCACTGAATCTGCTACCGGGGCAGTGGATCCGGGCGCGGTGCGTGGACGGCTGGCCCAGCGACTCCCGGCCTACATGGTGCCCACGGCGGTGGTGGTGTTGGAGGCCTTGCCGTTGACGGTTAACGGAAAACTCGACTCTCGCGCCCTGCCGGCGCCGGAATACTCCGATGCCGATCAGTACCGTGCCCCCACCGACGCGGTCGAGGAGATCCTGGCCGGCATCTACGCCCAGGTCCTCGGTCTCGAACGCGTGGGGGTCGATGACTCCTTCTTCGACCTCGGCGGCGACAGCATTCTCGCTATGCGACTGGTCGCTGCGATCAATGCCGGCATCGGCGCAAGCCTGTCGGTCGGCACCGTGTTCGACGCGCCCACAGTTGCCATGTTGGCGCCCCGTCTCGGCGGGGAGGGCGGTGGGCTGGAGCCTTTGGTGGCCGGTTGGCGGCCCCCGGTGGTGCCGTTGTCGTTTGCGCAGAGCCGGTTGTGGTTCATCGACCAATTGCAAGGGCCCTCACCGGTTTACAACATCGCGACTACCCTTCGCATCAGCGGGGCACTGGATGTCGACGCGCTGAGTGCGGCACTGACCGATGTGGTAACCCGCCATGAATCATTGCGCACGGTGATCGCGGCCCCTGAGGGGATACCCCAGCAGGTGGTGGTGCCTGCAGCGCGGGCTGATTTCGGCTGGGATGTGGCCGATGCCACCGGGTGGTCGGCGGATCGTCTGGGTGAGGCCATCGAGGAGACGGCGCGTCACGGGTTCGACTTGGCAACCGAGATTCCTTTGCGGGCACGGCTTTTCCGCGTCGGCGATGAGGAACATGTGCTGGTGGGCGTGGTGCATCATATCGCTGCCGACGGCTGGTCGATCATTCCGCTGGTGAGCGATCTTGGTGTGGCGTATGCCAGCCGGTGTGTGGTTCAGCCGCCGCGGTGGGCGCCGTTGGCTGTGCAGTACGTCGATTACACGTTGTGGCAGCGCAAGCAGTTCGGTGACCTCGATGACCGTGACAGTCGTATCGGCGCGCAGTTGGCCTATTGGCAGGATGCCCTGGCCGGTATGCCCGAGCGGCTGCAGCTTCCTACGGATCGGCCGTATCCGGCGGTTGCCGATCACTGTGGCGCCAGAGTGGCCGTGGACTGGCCTGCGGAGTTGCAGCAGCGGGTGCGGGAGGTGGCTCGCGAACACAACGTAACCAGCTTCATGGTGATGCAGGCTGCCTTGGCGGTGTTGTTGTCGCGGCTGAGCGCCGCCAGCGATGTGGCGGTGGGGTTCCCGATCGCCGGACGCAATGATCCCGCGCTCGATCAGCTGATCGGGTTCTTCGTCAATACGTTGGTGTTGCGTGTCGATTTGTCAGGCGACCCCACGGTTGCCGAGTTGCTGTCTCAGGTGCGGCAGCGCAGCCTGGCGGCCTACGAGCATCAAGACGTGCCGTTCGAGGTGCTCGTCGAGCGGCTCAACCCCACCCGGAGCATGACCCATCATCCGCTGGTCCAGGTGGCACTGGACTGGCAGAACTGGCAGGACAGTGCTCCCGCCGGCGGGCTGGCGTTGGGTGATCTGCAGGTCACCCAGATGCCGGTGGACACCCGAACGGCTCGAATGGATCTGACGTTCTCGCTGTCCGAACACTTCACCAAGGCCGGTGAGCCGGCCGGAATCGGCGGGGCCGTTGAGTTCCGCACCGATGTGTTCGACGCCGCGACCGTCGAGGCACTGATCGAACGGTTACGGCGGGTTGTGGCCCAGATGGCCACTGCACCCGCGCGGAAGCTGTCCTCGGTGGATGTGCTCGATGGCGATGATCGCGCGCGGCTGGATGAGCTGGGTAATCGGGCGGCGTTGGCCGAGGCGGTACCGGTCGGGGTGTCGGTTCCGGAGTTGTTCGCTGAGCACGTGGCGCGCATCGGGGATGCGGTGGCGATCCGGTGCGATGGGGTGTCGTGGACTTACGGCGAGCTTGATGAGGCGTCGAATCGGTTGGCGCACTTGCTGGTGGCGCACGGTACGCGTGCTGGGCAGTGTGTGGCGTTGTTGCTGGAGCGTTCAGCCGAGGCGATCGTGGCGATGCTCGCGGTGCTCAAAACGGGTGCGGCATATCTGGCGATCGACCCCGGGCTGCCCGATGCCCGGATCGAGTTCATGATCAACGATGCCTCACCGGTAGTGCTCATCACCACGAGGGCGCTACGTTCGCGGCTTGACGGATCTGGCGTGGAAGTCGTTGATATCGACGACCCGGCAGTGGCCGATCAACCCGGCACACCGTTACCGGCGCCGGCGGGCGATGATGTCGCCTACCTCATCTACACGTCTGGGACGACCGGTGTTCCGAAGGGCGTGGCCATCACCCACGCCAACCTGACGAGCCATCTGGCGGAGTCGACGCCCAGACCCCTGCCCGCCGAGCAGGTGTGGACGCAGTGTCATTCCTATGCGTTCGACTTCTCGGTGTGGGAGATCTGGGGAGCGCTGCTGGGCGGGGGACGACTGCTGGTTGTGTCCGAATCCGTAACGGGCTCTCCGGACGACTTCCACGAATTGTTGGTGGCTGAGCGGGTCACGGTGCTCACCCAGACCCCGACGGCCGTGGGGGCGCTCGCGTCTGAGGGGTTGGAGTCGGTTGCCGTGCTGCTCGGAGGCGAGGTATGCCCGCCCGAGGTGGTGGATCGGTGGGCGCCGGGGCGGGTGCTCATCAACGCCTACGGTCCGACCGAGGCCACGGTGTATGCCGCGATGAGCGCGCCGCTGACAGCCGGACTTCCGGTGGTGCCGATCGGTGCGCCGGTGTCGGGATCGGCGTTGTTCGTACTCGACGAATGGTTGCGCCCAGTGCCGGAGGGGGTGATCGGAGAGTTGTATGTCGCCGGGCGCGGCGTGGGTGTCGGGTATGTCGGGCGCACCGGATTGACCGGGTCGCGATTCATCGCGTGTCCGTTCGGGGGTACGGGGGCGCGGATGTATCGGACCGGAGATCTGGTCCGGTGGGGCGCCGATGGGCAGCTGCAGTACCTCGGGCGTGCCGACGAGCAGGTCAAGATCCGCGGGTATCGCATCGAACTCGGCGAGATTCAGACGGCATTGGCGAGTTTGGACGGAGTCGAGCAGGCCGTGGTCATCGCCCGCGAGGACATCCCCGGCACCAAGCGGCTCGTCGGCTATGTCACCGGGACGGCCGACCCCGCCGGGCTTCGCCCCACGCTGGCCGAGCGGCTCCCGTCGTATATGGTGCCGGCCGCGGTTGTGCAGCTGGAGGCGCTGCCGTTGACGGTCAACGGAAAACTCGACATTCGCGCCCTGCCTGCCCCGGAGTTCGACGACGGCGACTACCGGGCGCCGACGGATGCGGTTGAGGAGATCCTGGCCGGGATCTATGCTCAAGTCCTCGGTCTCGAACGCGTGGGGGTCGATGACTCGTTCTTCGACCTCGGCGGCGACAGCATTTTGTCGATGCAGGTGGTGGCGCGGGCGCGTGCGGCCGGTCTGTTGTGCCGGCCGCGTGACATTTTCGTCGAGCAGACCGTGGCTCGGCTGGCTCGAGTGGCCGGGGTGGCCGACGGCGCGGCTGGGGTGGTCGACGAGGGCGTCGGACCGGTGGTGGCGACGCCGATCATGCGCTGGCTGCACACCGTCGACGGCCCCATCGACCAGTTCAACCAGACGGTGTTGTTGCAAAGTCCCATCGGCGCAACGGAAGCCGACGTGGTGGTTGTGCTGCAGGCCCTATTGGATCGGCACCCAATGCTGCGGCTACGCGCCGACGACGTCGCCGGGGGATGGGTGTTGCAGGTACCCGAAGCCGGTGCGGTCGATGCTGGTGCTTGCCTGCACACCGTCGACGAGTTGACCGTTGATGCGTTGGTGACGGCCCGGTCCCGGCTGAACCCGGCCGCTAGGGCGATGGTCAGCGCGCTGTGGGTGACGTGCACCGGACAGCTGGCGCTGATCGTTCACCATCTTGCCGTCGACGCGGTGTCCTGGCGCATCCTGCTCGAAGACATCAACATCGCCTGGGCACAACACCACAACGGGCAGCCGGTGGAGCTGACGACGACGGGAACATCTTTTGGCCGGTGGGCGTCGCTGCTGGCCGAGTACGCGCATACCCCGGCGGTGGTGGAGCAGGCTGAGCCCTGGAAGCAGGTGACCGCGGCCGCTGCCGCGCTGCCCGCGGTGCAACCTGCGGTGGATACCTATGCCAGCGCCGGGCACCTGTCGGTGTCACTGGATGTCGAGACGACGCGCTTGCTGCTCAGTGAGATTCCGGCGGCCTTCCACGTCCGCATGCACGACATTCTGTTGATCGCATTTGGGTTGGCCTGGACCGAATTTCGGGGGGCCTACGCCACGCCGATCGGTATCGACGTCGAAGGCCACGGCCGCAATGAGGACCTGGGACCCGATATCGACCTGTCGCGAACCGTAGGTTGGTTCACCGCCAAGTACCCGGTCTCGTTGACCGTCGAACGGCTGCGCTGGGCGCAGGTGGTCGCCGGCGGAGCACAACTCGGTGCGGTGATCAAAGACGTCAAGGAACAGCTGCGTTCTCTGCCCGATGGCCTGACCTACGGACTGCTGCGATACCTCAACGCCGACACCCTCGACACCGACCTTGAATTAACCGGGTCCGATCCGCCGATCGGATTCAACTACCTCGGACGACTCGCCGCGCCGGCCGACGCGATGTCCGATGACATGTGGCGCATCGGCGAAGACGGATTGTCGGTCGCCGACGCCGCCGCCGCGGTGCCCGTGTCGTTGACCCACTCTGTGGAGCTCAGCGTCGCCACCCTCGATACCGAGGCCGGCCCCAATCTGCGCGCCGACTGGACGTGGGCGCAATCGGTACTGGATGGCGCGCAGATCGCCCGGCTCAGCCAACTCTGGTTCGACGCCCTGACCGGGATCTGCGCCCACGTGCGACACGGCGGCGGCGGGCTGACCCCCTCCGATATCGCCCCCGCCCGGTTAACGCAGTCGGAGATCGACGGTCTGCACGAGCAACACCAGATCGCCGATATCTTGCCGCTCACCCCCTTACAGCAGGGGCTGCTCTTTCACGCCAGCACCACACACGGCACCAACGATGTGTATGCGATGCAGCTGGACATCACGATCACCGGACCGCTCGACCCTCGGCGCCTATGCGATGCGGTGGACGCGGTGGTCAAGCGCCACCCCAATCTGGCCGCCCATTTCTGCGGACAGTTCGACCAACCGGTACAGGTCATCTCGGCTGATCCCATGGCGGCCTGGACGTATATCGACCTGAGCGGGAACGGTTCGTCCTCCGACGAGCAGATCCAGCACCCACGCGCCGCCGAACATGCGGCGGCGCGCGACCTCGTCCACGAGCCGGTGCAGATCATCGCGGCTGATCCCGTTGCGCCATGGGGTCATGTAGAGCTGAACGGCTCCGGCATCGATGTGGATGTCGATGACGAGATCCAGCGGGTGTGCGCCGCCGAACGCGCCGCAGTCTGCGACCTCGCCCACTCACCGGCCTTTCGGGTGACCCTGATCCGCACCGCGCGAAATCGGCACCGAATTGTGCTGACCAACCACCACATAGTGCTCGATGGCTGGTCGTTGCCGATCCTGCTGCAGGAGATGTTCGCCGGCTATTACCGACACCGGCTGCCCCCCGCCGCGTCGTACCGACGGTTTCTCAGCTGGCTGGCCGATCGGGACATTCCATCCGCTCAGGCGGCTTGGCGAAAGGTGCTCGCCGGCTTCGACATCCCCACGCTGGTGAGTCCGCCGGGCCGGGCAGGGCTGGGGCCGCGGGCCACCACTTCGGTTCGGGTGTCCGAGGAGACGACGCGAGCGTTGAACGAGCTGGCGCGTTCATGTCATACGACCGTCAACACGGTGCTGCAAGGCGCATGGGCGCAGGTGCTGATGTGGTTGACGGGGCATCGCGATGTCGTCTTCGGCACCGCCGTCTCGGGGCGGCCAACTGACGTGGTCGGTGCGGATTCGATGGTCGGCCTGT